The following coding sequences are from one Rissa tridactyla isolate bRisTri1 chromosome 14, bRisTri1.patW.cur.20221130, whole genome shotgun sequence window:
- the EXOSC2 gene encoding exosome complex component RRP4 isoform X2, giving the protein MAAVSMRLPVARKAVVPSAPRGGEKHLVAPGDTITTDTGYMRGHGTYVEEEKLIASVAGAVERVNKLVCVKALKTRYNGEVGDIVVGRITEVQQKRWKVETNSRLDSVLLLSSMNLPGGELRRRSAEDELAMRDYLQEGDLISAEVQSVFSDGAVSLHTRSLKYGKLGQGVLVQVSPSLVKRQKTHFHDLPCGASVILGNNGFIWIYPTPEQKDEEAGGFTTNLEPVPLSDREVISRLRNCIVALVTQQLMLFDTSILYCYEASLPHQIKDILKPEVMEEIVLETRQRLLDLEG; this is encoded by the exons ATGGCGGCTGTCAGCATGCGGCTGCCGGTGGCCCGCAAAGCTGTGGTGCCGAGCGCGCCCCGGGGTGGCGAGAAGCACCTGGTGGCGCCGGGGGACACGATCACCACGGACACGGGATACATGAG GGGCCACGGCACCTACGTGGAGGAGGAGAAGCTCATCGCCTCGGTGGCCGGCGCCGTGGAGAGGGTGAACAAGCTGGTGTGCGTCAAAGCGCTGAAGACCAG GTACAACGGCGAAGTCGGCGATATCGTGGTCGGGAGGATCACAGAG gtgcaGCAGAAACGATGGAAAGTGGAAACCAACTCCAGGCTAGATTCGGTCTTGTTGCTGTCCTCTATGAATTTACCTGGTGGGGAACTG AGAAGGAGATCAGCAGAAGATGAGCTTGCGATGAGGGACTATCTGCAGGAAGGGGACCTCATCAGT GCAGAGGTGCAGTCTGTATTTTCTGATGGGGCTGTGTCACTGCACACCCGGAGTCTGAAATATGGGAAG CTTGGCCAGGGTGTGCTCGTTCAGGTCTCGCCTTCCCTTGTGAAACGCCAGAAGACTCACTTCCACGACTTGCCCTGTGGTGCATCCGTGATCCTCGGCAACAATGGTTTCATCTGGATCTACCCAACTCCAGAGCAGAAAGATGAAGAGGCAGGGGGCTTCACCACCAACTTGGAG CCAGTTCCCTTGTCTGACCGGGAGGTGATCTCACGGCTCCGAAACTGCATTGTGGCTCTGGTTACTCAGCAGTTGATGCTCTTTGACACCAGCATCTTGTATTGCTATGAAGCATCCCTTCCTCATCAG ATCAAGGACATTCTCAAACCAGAGGTGATGGAGGAGATCGTTCTGGAAACCCGACAGAGATTGCTGGATCTGGAGGGATAG
- the EXOSC2 gene encoding exosome complex component RRP4 isoform X1 — MAAPALQAPSRQQPRWRAEGACRGARRRRAARTQDGGCQHAAAGGPQSCGAERAPGWREAPGGAGGHDHHGHGIHEGPRHLRGGGEAHRLGGRRRGEGEQAGVRQSAEDQVQQKRWKVETNSRLDSVLLLSSMNLPGGELRRRSAEDELAMRDYLQEGDLISAEVQSVFSDGAVSLHTRSLKYGKLGQGVLVQVSPSLVKRQKTHFHDLPCGASVILGNNGFIWIYPTPEQKDEEAGGFTTNLEPVPLSDREVISRLRNCIVALVTQQLMLFDTSILYCYEASLPHQIKDILKPEVMEEIVLETRQRLLDLEG, encoded by the exons ATGGCGGCGCCGGCGCTTCAGGCCCCTTCTCGCCAGCAGCCAAGATGGCGGGCGGAAGGCGCCTGCAGAGGGGCCCGccggcgccgcgccgcccgcaCTCAAGATGGCGGCTGTCAGCATGCGGCTGCCGGTGGCCCGCAAAGCTGTGGTGCCGAGCGCGCCCCGGGGTGGCGAGAAGCACCTGGTGGCGCCGGGGGACACGATCACCACGGACACGGGATACATGAG GGGCCACGGCACCTACGTGGAGGAGGAGAAGCTCATCGCCTCGGTGGCCGGCGCCGTGGAGAGGGTGAACAAGCTGGTGTGCGTCAAAGCGCTGAAGACCAG gtgcaGCAGAAACGATGGAAAGTGGAAACCAACTCCAGGCTAGATTCGGTCTTGTTGCTGTCCTCTATGAATTTACCTGGTGGGGAACTG AGAAGGAGATCAGCAGAAGATGAGCTTGCGATGAGGGACTATCTGCAGGAAGGGGACCTCATCAGT GCAGAGGTGCAGTCTGTATTTTCTGATGGGGCTGTGTCACTGCACACCCGGAGTCTGAAATATGGGAAG CTTGGCCAGGGTGTGCTCGTTCAGGTCTCGCCTTCCCTTGTGAAACGCCAGAAGACTCACTTCCACGACTTGCCCTGTGGTGCATCCGTGATCCTCGGCAACAATGGTTTCATCTGGATCTACCCAACTCCAGAGCAGAAAGATGAAGAGGCAGGGGGCTTCACCACCAACTTGGAG CCAGTTCCCTTGTCTGACCGGGAGGTGATCTCACGGCTCCGAAACTGCATTGTGGCTCTGGTTACTCAGCAGTTGATGCTCTTTGACACCAGCATCTTGTATTGCTATGAAGCATCCCTTCCTCATCAG ATCAAGGACATTCTCAAACCAGAGGTGATGGAGGAGATCGTTCTGGAAACCCGACAGAGATTGCTGGATCTGGAGGGATAG